A part of Streptomyces sp. NBC_01451 genomic DNA contains:
- a CDS encoding acyl-CoA thioesterase — MAEPFSVPVTVRGYETDVQGHLNQSVYLNYAEHARWALLHAAGISQAELMSKGVGPVALETTIRYQRELLAGDEVEVTCEFLWGEGRTFRIRQTIRKADGTVAAELVGVGGLMDLKVRKLVADPKEYFRALASQPRLFGL, encoded by the coding sequence GTGGCCGAACCGTTTTCCGTCCCGGTGACCGTGCGCGGGTACGAGACCGATGTGCAGGGACACCTCAACCAGAGCGTGTACCTCAACTACGCGGAGCACGCCCGCTGGGCCCTGCTCCACGCGGCCGGCATCAGCCAGGCGGAGCTGATGTCCAAGGGTGTGGGTCCGGTGGCCCTGGAGACCACCATCCGCTATCAGCGGGAGCTACTCGCGGGCGACGAGGTCGAGGTGACCTGCGAGTTCCTCTGGGGCGAGGGCAGGACCTTCCGTATCCGGCAGACGATCCGCAAGGCCGACGGCACGGTCGCGGCGGAACTCGTGGGGGTCGGCGGGCTGATGGATCTCAAGGTGCGCAAGCTCGTCGCGGACCCGAAGGAGTACTTCCGCGCACTGGCGTCGCAACCGCGACTCTTCGGACTCTGA
- a CDS encoding chitosanase: MQRAAARRTLLAALGATAILTTQRIASGATTEATADGLDDPAKKDIAMRLVCSAENSSLDWQAQYAYIEDIGDGRGYTGGIIGFCSGTSDMLALVELYTERDADNALAAYLPALRAVDGTDSHEGLDPGFPAAWRKAAKTSAFRDAQNDERDRVYFDPAVALAKKDGVGTLGQFAYYDAMVMHGPGTDGLTFGGIRTRARANAATPADGGDETTYLNAFLDARVWAMRQEAAHEDTSRVDTAQRVFLDQGNLNLDPPLDWKVYGDSYYIG; encoded by the coding sequence ATGCAAAGAGCCGCCGCCCGTCGTACGCTGCTGGCCGCGCTCGGCGCCACCGCGATCCTGACCACCCAGCGGATCGCGTCCGGCGCGACCACCGAGGCGACCGCCGACGGGCTCGACGACCCGGCCAAGAAGGACATCGCGATGCGGCTGGTGTGCAGCGCGGAGAACTCGTCCCTGGACTGGCAGGCGCAGTACGCGTACATCGAGGACATCGGCGACGGGCGCGGCTACACCGGCGGGATCATCGGCTTCTGCTCCGGTACGAGCGACATGCTGGCCCTCGTCGAGCTGTACACCGAGCGGGACGCGGACAACGCCCTGGCCGCCTATCTGCCCGCCCTGCGCGCGGTGGACGGCACCGACTCGCACGAGGGCCTGGACCCGGGCTTCCCCGCCGCCTGGCGGAAGGCGGCGAAGACGTCCGCCTTCCGGGACGCCCAGAACGACGAGCGTGACCGCGTCTACTTCGACCCGGCCGTCGCCCTCGCCAAGAAGGACGGCGTCGGCACGCTGGGCCAGTTCGCCTACTACGACGCCATGGTCATGCACGGTCCCGGCACGGACGGTCTCACCTTCGGCGGCATCCGCACACGGGCCCGCGCGAACGCGGCCACCCCGGCCGACGGCGGCGACGAGACGACGTACCTGAACGCCTTCCTCGACGCCCGGGTGTGGGCGATGCGGCAGGAGGCGGCCCACGAGGACACCAGCCGCGTGGACACCGCCCAGCGGGTCTTCCTCGACCAGGGGAACCTGAACCTGGATCCGCCGCTCGACTGGAAAGTGTACGGGGACAGTTACTACATCGGCTGA